A stretch of DNA from Bacillota bacterium:
GATGACTGCGTCCGCGGACGAGGTGCAAAAGGCGGTGCAAGCCATGGCCGCAGTGTCGGAACAGACCGCAAGCGCGTCAGAAGAGGTCTCCGCGTCCACGGGACAGATGAGCTCAGCAATAGAGCAAATAGCCGCCTCCGCCCAAGACCTCGCGAAGATGGCGGCCGACCTCGAAAAGCTCGTGGCCAGGTTCAGTGTGTAAACACAAGCCTGGCGGACAGCCACCAGGCGGTACGCAACCCTTCGCGGGTGTCACAGGCGGTCTTCGGCAAGCGCGGGTCCAGACCATGAAGCCCGCGCCGCTGCTTGCCGGGCCGACGCGGCGAGAAAGTCGTTGGTCCTTCTCTCGGCAGAGGTCCTCGCGGAGGTCCTTGGCATGTCCGGGTCACTGGTAGCGGAGAGCACGTACCCGTCTGCGTCCACAAGGACTATCACGTGGCCGGAGCCCGCCACGACCTCGTAGAGGCTCGACATCAAGGGTTCCGCCACTTTGA
This window harbors:
- a CDS encoding methyl-accepting chemotaxis protein, producing MTASADEVQKAVQAMAAVSEQTASASEEVSASTGQMSSAIEQIAASAQDLAKMAADLEKLVARFSV